From the Solibacillus sp. FSL R5-0449 genome, one window contains:
- a CDS encoding amino acid adenylation domain-containing protein: MAELRFPLTEAAAGIWYAHHLTESPLYNTAEYLHIQAPVDSTLLLQAVNATIESAVGLHIQCSEEKGSLFQTIPSSVQFHSEQVSCPMAEAFQHMQEDVGTLLDLTKDKFVRAILFSVSAEEHFLYLRIHHLVSDAYSFRLLFQQISERYSALLHHESYTKQFGDYVQMVEQEVKYRTSDKATADAAYWLSKMQGTEVISLSKKKSGRMGQIILHPSSLAATTWTKLETYSKQLHVNIQEVVTAAVIAYTKRLSQAEDVIVGIPLMNRFGHKSLSVPSTRVNVLPLRATFTTEETFEQLCINVKSFMTEMKQHQLYRQEQLRRDLRLTTDDQLYGPEINFMPFYENYLFGNVEVEHKKVVTGPVEDISFNFYSTPNGMQFDLVANSELYEQAEVERHAARFLQLLELLVDQADSPLFNLPLLVQEENAMFEAKQGPVSELKNATVYELFKKQMENMPGATAVQMNDTSISYAELDLLVGRIAHQLKAHDIGLEDFVGICMDRSSEMVAAMLACFKVGAAYIPMDPAYPAERLLYMIEDARPKIVLVNGEASFIAEGTPIVPLHPSKQIYELIATCIGQTAYMIYTSGSTGNPKGVVVEMTSLVNFLQAMQHRFTLSEKDNLLAITTISFDISALELYLPLLYGASIHLATKEQVQDPVVMQSLIKQQNISIMQATPTVWQMMVQYAKDALKGLTVLVGGEALSKSLAQALLEAGATVHNLYGPTETTIWSTCTEIRPQDTPSLGNAIDRTDMYVLDSMLQPVPVGVVGELYIAGDGLARCYHNRSTLTAERFVAHPFASGKRMYRTGDLVVWQEDGSLHYVSRADHQVKIRGFRIELGEIENALEEITSIEQSVVMIREDQPGQKQIVAYVVGNETEEQCRLQLGERLPDYMVPAHFVFMETFPLTNNGKVDRKELPQPHVSIIAKVKPTTRTEETICTLFENILNLKSVGTDENFFQLGGHSLLATELLLAIRKTFAIDLSISVIFNQPTVKELAQAVDKAKKKTLAGIDRQQVEKIPLSHAQRSLWFIQQLEESSASYNIPLVYTFDQPIDVLKLIKAIGKVVEKHAILRTVYPAVDGVPYQKIIEDTPKVLIEEVSLEEVPAQINACTRYAFDLKQEPGFRVTLINLNTLVVVFHHISADGWSLATFTEDLQLAYEGHELEPLTIQYHDFAVWQQTHGVYTDDNMNYWKEKLKHIPDEIELVRDGKCQLQGKPTSETLTFTIDSALHGQLLQLAKDEQATLYMVLQSGFLALMTKLGAGEDLILGSPMAGRDQEELLANVGMFINTVAIRTDTSGDPRFTKLMERVKQTSIEAMEHQYVPFDHIVETLKPTRVPSQHPIFQIMFTLQNTPQPSLVMEGQNADIQLHTVGQPKFDLNIEMRELYLAEQPNGIEVQVEFRTDLYEAKTVTDLMERYVNVLQQALHNLAISELNVLLEQEQEKILLDWNPKGHVSKQKTIAEQFEAIVEMHGERIAVSDGNEELTYTELNRKANQLAHLLLEKGVTSETFVALLMPRSTDMIVSILAVLKAGAAYVPIDPVYPQDRIDYILNDANPSCLITTEDLNLSAETTGAMEVLVMEKLLLTAFPSENMERNTHSMNPAYVIYTSGSTGRPKGVVIPNQNVIRLLDATDEWFHFNEEDRWSLFHSYAFDFSVWEIWGALLYGGELVIIPYNVSRSPIDFLALLADKKITVLNQTPSAFYQLMTVDKEHPELSGQLVLRYIVFGGEALNLTRLQEWYDRHPEDAPTLVNMYGITETTVHVSYLSVNEELSQSQANSLIGTAIPDLNIYVLDGQLKPVPPGVVGEMYVSGEGLAQGYLNRASLTAERFIANPYGPPGSRMYRTGDLARLTKNGDLDYIGRIDHQVKIRGFRIELGEIEQVLLKHPQIAQAAVIAREDRKDDVRLAAYYVPEQGTDVTEQMLKEFISRSLPAYMVPSSCTSLEQMPLTANGKLDTKQLPAPVITLQELVLPKTPQETLLCELFCEVLNLPQVGTEDSFFELGGHSLLAVQLIGRIREAFGKELAIGHLFEAPTVSGLAHILQKGKESQALNTVLPLRSGEQPIFAVHPAGGLSWCYAGLLKNLPPEFALYGIQAKGIAEDCELPGSLTEMALGYIEAIKEIQPKGPYRLLGWSLGGNVVQEMAVQLERQGEELSLLCIMDAYPFTFTPPVELTEEQEALVALLALAGYEPDIEDEVTQEYVMDALKAEGSAIATLDESTFLRLKEVYKNSIQLLKNHQQETYNGDALFYKSTLVPDWIPDVDATSWNPYIKGELTQIDIACRHKDMCQSIPLNEIGQTLIKYLVKEKKMYV, from the coding sequence ATGGCTGAATTACGTTTCCCTTTAACGGAAGCTGCTGCAGGGATTTGGTATGCCCACCATTTAACGGAAAGCCCTTTATACAATACAGCCGAATACTTACATATTCAGGCTCCGGTGGACTCTACCCTGCTTTTACAGGCAGTCAATGCCACAATTGAAAGTGCGGTTGGACTACATATCCAATGTTCGGAGGAAAAAGGCTCACTTTTCCAGACGATTCCTTCTTCGGTTCAATTTCATTCTGAACAGGTTAGTTGTCCAATGGCTGAAGCGTTTCAACATATGCAGGAAGATGTCGGAACATTGCTTGATTTAACAAAGGATAAATTTGTACGTGCTATTTTATTTTCGGTGTCTGCCGAGGAACACTTCCTTTATTTGCGCATTCACCATCTTGTCAGTGATGCGTATAGTTTCCGGTTACTGTTCCAGCAAATTTCCGAGCGCTATTCGGCTTTGCTTCATCATGAATCATACACAAAGCAGTTTGGTGACTATGTTCAGATGGTAGAGCAGGAAGTGAAGTACAGAACTTCCGATAAGGCAACGGCTGATGCTGCCTACTGGTTATCCAAAATGCAAGGAACCGAAGTCATTTCGCTCAGCAAAAAAAAGAGTGGCCGAATGGGTCAGATTATTTTACACCCCTCTTCCCTTGCTGCCACTACATGGACGAAATTGGAAACATACAGTAAGCAGCTGCACGTCAACATACAGGAAGTCGTTACCGCCGCAGTTATTGCCTATACAAAACGGTTGTCACAGGCAGAGGATGTGATTGTCGGCATTCCGTTGATGAACCGTTTTGGTCATAAGTCACTGTCCGTACCAAGTACACGGGTAAATGTTTTGCCTTTGCGTGCAACGTTCACGACTGAAGAAACTTTTGAACAGCTATGTATAAATGTGAAAAGCTTCATGACAGAGATGAAGCAGCATCAGTTGTACCGTCAAGAACAGCTGCGCCGTGATTTGCGGCTGACAACCGATGACCAGCTGTATGGTCCGGAAATTAATTTCATGCCTTTTTATGAAAACTATCTGTTCGGAAATGTCGAGGTAGAGCACAAGAAAGTTGTGACAGGGCCTGTGGAAGATATTTCTTTCAATTTCTATAGCACGCCAAACGGAATGCAGTTTGATCTTGTAGCCAACTCGGAGCTTTATGAACAGGCAGAAGTGGAACGTCATGCCGCGCGTTTCCTGCAGTTGCTTGAGTTATTGGTAGATCAAGCTGACTCTCCACTATTTAACTTGCCATTGCTAGTGCAAGAAGAAAATGCAATGTTTGAGGCAAAACAAGGTCCTGTCAGTGAGCTGAAAAATGCCACTGTGTATGAACTGTTCAAAAAACAGATGGAAAATATGCCTGGTGCGACCGCTGTCCAGATGAATGATACATCGATTTCCTATGCAGAACTGGATCTGCTTGTCGGCCGGATTGCCCATCAGCTGAAAGCGCATGACATTGGGCTCGAAGACTTTGTCGGAATTTGCATGGACCGTTCGAGTGAAATGGTCGCAGCGATGCTTGCCTGCTTCAAGGTAGGTGCTGCCTACATTCCAATGGATCCTGCTTATCCGGCAGAACGGCTACTTTATATGATTGAGGATGCTCGTCCTAAAATTGTGCTCGTAAATGGTGAGGCTTCATTTATTGCTGAAGGAACACCGATTGTGCCGTTACACCCTTCGAAGCAAATTTACGAACTGATTGCCACTTGTATTGGACAAACGGCTTATATGATTTATACGTCCGGATCTACCGGAAATCCAAAAGGTGTCGTTGTTGAAATGACGAGCCTGGTTAACTTTTTACAGGCGATGCAGCATCGATTTACATTATCTGAAAAAGACAATTTACTGGCGATTACAACGATTTCTTTTGATATTTCGGCCTTGGAGCTTTATTTACCGCTGCTGTACGGGGCATCTATTCATCTGGCGACAAAAGAACAGGTACAGGATCCGGTTGTGATGCAGTCGCTGATCAAGCAGCAAAACATTTCCATCATGCAGGCAACACCGACTGTTTGGCAGATGATGGTACAGTACGCAAAAGACGCGCTGAAAGGACTTACTGTACTTGTCGGTGGTGAAGCGCTTTCGAAAAGCCTTGCGCAGGCACTACTGGAAGCAGGAGCAACCGTTCACAATCTGTATGGACCTACCGAAACAACAATCTGGTCAACTTGCACGGAAATTCGCCCGCAAGATACTCCTTCATTAGGTAATGCAATCGACCGGACTGATATGTATGTGCTCGATAGCATGCTGCAGCCCGTTCCGGTTGGTGTCGTTGGAGAATTGTATATTGCTGGTGACGGACTGGCGCGCTGTTATCATAACCGTTCAACCTTAACGGCAGAACGTTTTGTTGCACATCCATTTGCGTCGGGAAAACGTATGTACCGGACTGGCGATTTAGTTGTGTGGCAGGAGGATGGAAGCCTTCATTATGTTAGCCGGGCCGACCACCAAGTCAAAATTCGCGGCTTCCGTATTGAATTAGGTGAAATCGAAAATGCGCTTGAAGAAATCACTTCAATTGAACAAAGCGTTGTGATGATTCGTGAAGATCAGCCGGGTCAAAAACAAATCGTTGCCTATGTAGTTGGGAATGAAACAGAGGAACAATGCAGACTACAGCTAGGAGAACGTTTGCCGGATTATATGGTACCTGCTCATTTTGTTTTCATGGAAACCTTCCCATTAACGAATAACGGAAAAGTCGACCGGAAAGAGCTGCCGCAACCTCATGTTTCGATTATTGCAAAAGTGAAACCGACTACGCGTACCGAAGAAACGATTTGTACACTCTTTGAAAATATTTTGAATCTCAAATCAGTGGGAACCGATGAAAACTTCTTCCAGCTAGGAGGGCATTCCCTGCTAGCAACCGAGCTGCTATTGGCAATACGGAAAACATTTGCTATCGATTTATCGATCTCTGTCATTTTCAATCAGCCTACTGTAAAAGAGCTGGCACAAGCAGTGGATAAAGCAAAGAAAAAGACGCTCGCTGGAATCGACAGACAGCAAGTTGAAAAAATCCCATTATCGCATGCACAGCGCAGTTTATGGTTTATCCAGCAGCTGGAGGAATCAAGTGCTTCTTATAATATTCCGCTTGTTTATACATTTGATCAGCCGATTGATGTATTAAAACTGATTAAAGCCATTGGTAAAGTTGTAGAAAAACACGCTATTTTACGTACGGTTTATCCTGCAGTGGATGGGGTGCCCTATCAGAAAATCATTGAGGATACGCCGAAAGTGCTGATTGAGGAAGTAAGCCTGGAAGAGGTGCCGGCGCAAATTAATGCGTGCACTCGCTATGCTTTTGATTTGAAACAGGAACCCGGCTTCCGTGTGACGCTCATCAATTTGAACACATTGGTCGTTGTTTTCCACCATATTAGTGCGGATGGCTGGTCACTTGCAACATTCACCGAAGATCTGCAGCTTGCCTATGAAGGCCATGAGCTGGAGCCGTTAACGATTCAATACCATGACTTTGCGGTTTGGCAGCAAACGCACGGTGTTTATACAGATGACAACATGAATTATTGGAAGGAAAAACTGAAGCATATTCCGGATGAAATTGAGCTTGTCCGGGATGGAAAGTGTCAATTGCAGGGGAAACCGACTAGCGAAACTTTGACGTTTACAATCGATTCCGCGCTTCACGGACAATTGCTGCAGCTTGCGAAAGATGAACAGGCAACTCTTTATATGGTGCTACAAAGCGGATTCTTGGCCCTCATGACAAAGCTCGGTGCAGGGGAAGATCTGATTCTCGGTAGTCCAATGGCCGGCCGTGATCAGGAAGAACTGCTGGCAAATGTCGGTATGTTCATCAATACGGTGGCGATACGGACGGATACTTCCGGGGATCCTCGTTTCACAAAATTAATGGAACGCGTAAAACAAACCTCGATTGAGGCGATGGAGCACCAATATGTTCCTTTTGACCATATTGTCGAAACATTAAAACCGACTCGTGTCCCTTCACAGCATCCGATTTTCCAGATTATGTTCACCTTACAGAACACGCCTCAGCCATCACTTGTAATGGAAGGCCAAAATGCCGACATTCAGCTGCATACGGTTGGGCAGCCGAAATTCGATTTGAATATCGAGATGCGGGAGCTATATCTAGCCGAGCAGCCTAATGGAATTGAAGTACAGGTGGAATTCCGAACAGATTTATATGAAGCGAAAACAGTTACCGATCTTATGGAACGCTATGTAAACGTCCTGCAGCAGGCGTTGCATAATCTGGCCATTTCAGAATTGAATGTGCTGTTGGAACAGGAACAGGAAAAAATTCTGCTTGACTGGAATCCGAAAGGCCATGTAAGCAAGCAAAAAACTATTGCCGAACAATTCGAAGCGATTGTGGAAATGCATGGCGAACGAATTGCTGTCAGTGACGGAAACGAAGAGCTTACTTATACCGAATTGAACCGTAAAGCGAACCAGTTGGCACATCTTTTACTGGAAAAAGGCGTTACATCCGAAACATTTGTCGCACTGTTAATGCCGCGTTCAACCGATATGATTGTCAGCATTTTAGCCGTTTTAAAAGCCGGCGCTGCCTATGTGCCGATTGATCCGGTTTATCCGCAGGACCGTATTGACTATATTTTAAATGATGCAAACCCGAGCTGTTTAATTACAACCGAAGATTTAAATCTGTCAGCAGAAACGACGGGAGCGATGGAAGTACTTGTCATGGAGAAGCTTTTACTTACTGCATTCCCTTCTGAGAACATGGAACGAAACACTCATTCAATGAATCCGGCCTATGTTATCTATACTTCCGGTTCAACTGGCCGCCCAAAAGGTGTGGTTATTCCGAACCAGAACGTCATCCGCTTACTTGATGCAACAGATGAATGGTTTCATTTTAACGAAGAAGATCGCTGGTCGCTGTTCCATTCCTATGCCTTTGACTTTTCCGTATGGGAAATATGGGGTGCCCTGTTATATGGCGGTGAGCTCGTAATCATACCGTACAATGTCAGCCGCTCGCCTATCGACTTTTTGGCATTGCTTGCAGACAAGAAAATTACGGTACTGAACCAGACACCATCTGCCTTCTATCAGCTCATGACCGTTGATAAAGAGCATCCCGAACTGTCCGGACAACTGGTACTACGCTACATTGTATTTGGCGGGGAGGCACTTAACCTGACGCGTTTACAGGAATGGTATGACCGACACCCGGAAGATGCACCTACCCTTGTGAATATGTACGGCATTACCGAAACAACTGTCCATGTCAGCTACTTAAGTGTAAATGAAGAACTGAGCCAGTCACAGGCGAATAGTCTGATCGGCACGGCGATTCCTGATTTAAATATTTATGTCCTTGATGGGCAGTTAAAACCTGTTCCTCCCGGTGTTGTCGGCGAAATGTATGTTTCTGGCGAAGGCTTGGCACAAGGTTATTTAAACCGTGCTTCCTTAACGGCAGAACGTTTTATCGCCAACCCGTATGGACCTCCGGGAAGCCGGATGTACCGTACAGGCGATCTGGCTCGCTTGACGAAAAACGGCGATCTGGACTATATCGGACGCATTGACCACCAAGTGAAAATACGTGGTTTCCGCATTGAGCTTGGCGAGATTGAACAAGTGCTTCTGAAACATCCGCAAATCGCACAGGCAGCTGTCATTGCGAGAGAAGATCGAAAAGATGATGTCCGCCTGGCTGCCTACTATGTTCCGGAGCAAGGTACGGATGTAACCGAGCAAATGTTGAAAGAATTCATCTCCCGTTCACTGCCGGCCTATATGGTTCCATCAAGCTGCACTTCCCTGGAGCAGATGCCGCTTACAGCAAACGGAAAACTGGATACGAAGCAGCTCCCTGCACCTGTCATTACATTGCAGGAGCTTGTATTGCCGAAAACACCGCAGGAAACATTGCTTTGTGAACTGTTCTGCGAAGTACTCAATCTGCCACAGGTCGGCACAGAGGACAGCTTTTTCGAACTTGGCGGCCACTCGTTATTAGCCGTACAGCTGATCGGACGCATTCGCGAGGCATTCGGGAAAGAGCTGGCAATCGGGCATTTATTTGAAGCACCTACTGTATCCGGACTCGCTCATATTCTGCAAAAAGGAAAAGAATCACAGGCATTGAACACCGTACTGCCGTTACGCAGCGGGGAGCAACCGATTTTTGCTGTTCATCCTGCAGGAGGGTTAAGCTGGTGCTATGCAGGACTGCTAAAAAATCTGCCGCCGGAGTTTGCCCTATACGGCATTCAAGCAAAAGGGATTGCCGAAGATTGTGAACTACCGGGTTCTTTAACCGAAATGGCGCTCGGCTATATTGAAGCCATCAAAGAAATTCAACCAAAAGGACCATATCGTCTACTCGGATGGTCACTTGGCGGAAATGTCGTACAGGAAATGGCTGTCCAGCTGGAACGCCAGGGAGAAGAACTGTCGCTTCTATGCATTATGGATGCCTACCCGTTCACATTCACCCCGCCAGTGGAGCTGACGGAAGAACAGGAGGCACTTGTGGCACTTCTTGCCCTAGCCGGGTATGAACCTGACATAGAAGATGAAGTGACACAGGAATATGTAATGGATGCTCTAAAAGCAGAGGGCAGCGCAATTGCAACATTAGATGAATCGACGTTTCTGCGCTTAAAAGAAGTGTATAAAAACTCGATTCAGTTACTGAAAAATCATCAGCAAGAAACGTATAATGGCGATGCTTTATTTTATAAATCTACACTTGTGCCAGATTGGATCCCGGACGTTGATGCTACTTCGTGGAATCCGTATATCAAAGGAGAGCTTACACAGATTGATATTGCCTGTCGCCATAAAGATATGTGTCAGTCCATCCCATTGAATGAAATCGGCCAAACATTAATCAAGTACTTAGTAAAGGAGAAAAAAATGTATGTCTAA
- a CDS encoding MbtH family protein codes for MSNPFEQEDREYYVLRNAEDQHSVWPAVIPVPAGWEVVYGPALKPLCQLYIEENWMDMRPKSLRSVLG; via the coding sequence ATGTCTAACCCTTTTGAACAAGAAGATCGTGAATATTACGTTTTGCGAAATGCGGAAGATCAGCACTCAGTATGGCCAGCAGTCATTCCTGTCCCTGCCGGATGGGAGGTCGTATATGGCCCTGCTTTAAAACCATTATGCCAACTCTATATAGAAGAAAATTGGATGGATATGAGACCTAAAAGTCTCCGTAGTGTTCTGGGATGA
- a CDS encoding DHA2 family efflux MFS transporter permease subunit: MKAQRAVIIALYVVAMFMVSIDGTIVNVLLPTIAVEFGVPPGATNGINIGYLVSIAVALPAAGYLSNRFGVKRMYVLSVSLFTLASLLCGLAGSLQALILARVLQGLAGGIITPVSMTLLFRTFPPPERQNLSRSLVLPIAFAPAIGPLVGGLFSEYLSWNWAFFINIPFGIVIVLIGLFALTEFEIFEAPFDTLGYMLIALGLPLLMLTLSLIASDGVSITVVFCAIVGIFLLSSFYVYERKIKEPLLDVRLYEQPLFLSSSLVAMCSMGALMGMLYLFPLMYQYAYSASALESSLITFTEALGLMVASKLLPRTSKRFGMLLTVRLGLIGTVMIFCCIAILGPSANPWLLRALMFAVGICLGHSVIGSQLSAFHHVAKSQMSKATTLYNMLNRVGAAVGIALVATTLTVSGRYFSEILSYQYALVATVVLLLAGLGCSLIAKEQATILKGEKA, encoded by the coding sequence ATGAAAGCACAGCGAGCAGTCATCATCGCCCTGTATGTTGTGGCGATGTTCATGGTTTCAATCGACGGAACGATTGTCAATGTGCTTCTTCCTACGATAGCTGTTGAATTCGGTGTACCACCGGGGGCAACGAACGGCATTAATATCGGCTACCTTGTCAGCATCGCTGTTGCATTGCCTGCTGCCGGCTATTTAAGCAATCGGTTCGGCGTGAAAAGAATGTATGTACTCTCTGTCAGTCTATTTACACTCGCCTCTCTTCTTTGCGGATTGGCGGGAAGCTTGCAGGCCCTTATTTTAGCGCGCGTGCTGCAGGGACTGGCAGGAGGAATCATTACACCTGTCAGCATGACACTGCTGTTTCGGACATTTCCTCCACCGGAAAGACAAAATCTGTCGCGTTCATTAGTATTGCCAATCGCCTTTGCACCGGCGATTGGCCCCCTAGTGGGCGGACTGTTTTCGGAGTATTTATCATGGAACTGGGCGTTCTTCATTAATATTCCGTTTGGTATCGTCATTGTCCTGATCGGACTTTTTGCCTTAACGGAATTTGAGATTTTTGAAGCACCATTTGATACGTTGGGCTATATGCTCATTGCACTCGGGTTGCCGCTGTTAATGCTCACTCTGAGCCTTATTGCATCAGACGGTGTTTCCATTACGGTCGTCTTTTGTGCGATTGTTGGTATATTTTTATTAAGTAGTTTTTACGTATATGAACGAAAAATAAAAGAGCCGCTGCTGGATGTGCGTCTGTATGAACAACCGCTTTTCCTTTCATCGAGTCTCGTCGCGATGTGTTCCATGGGCGCCCTGATGGGGATGCTGTATCTGTTCCCGCTCATGTATCAGTACGCGTACTCGGCTTCTGCTCTGGAAAGCTCACTTATTACGTTTACCGAAGCACTTGGGCTGATGGTCGCATCCAAATTACTGCCTCGAACTTCCAAGCGTTTCGGAATGCTGCTTACAGTACGTCTCGGTTTGATCGGTACGGTAATGATTTTCTGCTGTATCGCCATTCTTGGTCCTTCAGCAAATCCTTGGCTGTTACGCGCATTGATGTTTGCTGTCGGAATATGTTTAGGGCATAGTGTAATCGGTTCGCAACTTTCCGCCTTTCATCATGTAGCGAAAAGTCAGATGAGCAAGGCGACAACGCTTTACAATATGCTTAACCGCGTTGGAGCTGCAGTAGGAATTGCACTTGTGGCGACGACATTAACCGTGTCTGGTCGCTACTTTTCAGAGATTCTTTCTTATCAGTACGCCCTCGTTGCTACGGTTGTTCTGCTTTTGGCAGGACTCGGCTGTTCTTTAATTGCGAAAGAACAGGCAACTATTCTAAAGGGAGAAAAAGCATGA
- a CDS encoding 4'-phosphopantetheinyl transferase superfamily protein: MTTIAYCKINEMPADWQRYLPFLENDVVERVGRMRKTEDQLRTVCAHLLTKMMLMTTYEKELSEVRFTKDSNGKYQLGQDLHFNLSHSGSYVACAISDFPVGIDVEQQVTRDFSLFQALWSEEENHLYKLLEQEAFYSLWTAKESYGKYKGFGLHVSLMEATIRQDGSIHHPASRVKARTIPFFLAPGYSAAVCLEDSLESVTHVQWAQIETFFRKRLEKLI, translated from the coding sequence ATGACAACCATCGCCTATTGCAAGATCAACGAGATGCCTGCTGATTGGCAACGTTATCTTCCCTTTTTGGAAAACGACGTGGTAGAGCGTGTTGGACGCATGCGGAAAACGGAAGATCAGTTGCGGACGGTTTGCGCCCATTTACTGACGAAGATGATGTTGATGACGACTTACGAAAAGGAATTATCGGAAGTTCGCTTTACTAAAGATTCAAACGGTAAATACCAACTAGGACAAGACCTTCACTTCAATCTCTCCCATTCCGGAAGTTATGTGGCATGTGCCATTAGTGATTTTCCGGTTGGAATTGATGTGGAGCAGCAGGTAACAAGGGATTTCTCCCTCTTTCAAGCATTGTGGAGCGAAGAGGAGAATCATCTCTATAAGCTTCTTGAACAGGAAGCTTTCTATTCCCTCTGGACTGCTAAGGAAAGTTACGGGAAATATAAAGGGTTTGGTTTACACGTTTCTTTAATGGAGGCAACGATCCGGCAAGATGGATCGATTCATCACCCCGCCTCACGTGTAAAAGCCCGTACCATTCCTTTTTTCCTTGCACCTGGTTACAGTGCAGCTGTCTGTTTGGAGGATTCTCTGGAGTCCGTAACACACGTTCAATGGGCACAAATTGAAACGTTTTTCAGGAAAAGGTTGGAGAAATTGATTTAG
- a CDS encoding cytochrome P450, whose protein sequence is MTNSVPKEEGIDHSLNLMREGYLYILNRRQSFHSDLFETRLLGKKAVCMGGKEAADLFYDNSKFKRAGVAPNRVAETLFGKKGVQTLDGDAHKHRKKMFMSIMSQDRLRKLNEIAAKQWDTALTKWQGMDDVVLYEEALEIMCRTACEWAGVPVEEKDMKKLADDFRAMFESATAIGPSHWAGRHARNRVEKWMGNLIDQVREGKLNPEEGTALYTFSWHRDLEGNLLDQEVASVEVINILRPIVAIAVYITFSALAAHHYPEERKKLQTGNEKNTQMFVQEVRRFYPFFPFAAAEVKADFTWKDYTFEKGTLTLLDLYGTNHDTNIWGNPEVFQPSRFENWDGSPFSFIPQGGGDYYLGHRCAGEWVTIEMMKVSLDFLVNQMSYDVPEQDLSYSKVSIPSLPKSKVMIKNVQRV, encoded by the coding sequence ATGACAAATTCGGTGCCAAAGGAAGAAGGAATTGACCACAGCCTGAATCTTATGAGAGAAGGCTATTTGTATATTTTAAATAGAAGACAAAGCTTTCATTCCGATCTGTTCGAAACACGATTGCTTGGAAAAAAGGCGGTCTGTATGGGCGGAAAGGAAGCGGCCGATCTTTTTTACGATAACAGTAAGTTTAAAAGGGCAGGTGTTGCACCAAACCGTGTTGCCGAAACATTATTCGGCAAAAAGGGTGTACAGACACTGGATGGAGATGCCCATAAGCACCGGAAAAAGATGTTTATGTCCATAATGTCCCAGGACCGACTTAGAAAACTGAATGAAATTGCCGCGAAGCAGTGGGACACGGCTTTAACTAAATGGCAGGGGATGGACGACGTTGTTCTTTACGAGGAAGCGCTGGAAATCATGTGCCGTACTGCCTGTGAGTGGGCGGGGGTACCGGTCGAAGAGAAGGACATGAAAAAGCTTGCCGACGATTTTAGAGCGATGTTTGAATCGGCAACGGCAATCGGACCATCGCACTGGGCTGGCAGACATGCACGAAACCGGGTGGAAAAGTGGATGGGGAACCTCATCGACCAAGTGCGCGAGGGGAAACTGAATCCTGAAGAAGGCACAGCACTGTATACATTTTCATGGCATCGTGATTTGGAAGGGAATCTTCTTGATCAGGAGGTCGCTTCTGTAGAAGTAATCAATATATTAAGGCCGATTGTAGCGATTGCGGTCTATATTACTTTTTCAGCATTGGCTGCCCACCATTATCCGGAAGAGCGGAAGAAGCTTCAAACCGGCAACGAAAAAAATACACAGATGTTTGTGCAGGAGGTGCGCCGCTTTTATCCATTCTTCCCTTTTGCCGCCGCGGAAGTGAAGGCAGATTTTACATGGAAGGATTATACGTTTGAAAAGGGTACATTAACTTTATTGGATTTATACGGAACGAATCATGATACGAATATTTGGGGGAATCCCGAAGTGTTTCAGCCGAGCCGTTTTGAAAACTGGGATGGCAGTCCGTTCAGCTTTATTCCGCAAGGGGGCGGCGATTACTATTTAGGCCATCGCTGTGCGGGGGAATGGGTGACGATTGAGATGATGAAAGTGAGTCTTGATTTCCTAGTTAACCAAATGTCATACGATGTTCCGGAACAGGATTTAAGCTACAGCAAAGTAAGCATCCCAAGCTTGCCTAAAAGCAAAGTGATGATTAAGAATGTCCAGCGAGTATAA